In Bacillus toyonensis BCT-7112, a single window of DNA contains:
- a CDS encoding MBL fold metallo-hydrolase has translation MDIKMLQAKDVAEKVLFGELFILDVRNETDYEDWKIEGKQVSSINKPYFDLLDGVDHIVDELPREKEILVVCAKEGSSQFVAEQLLDAGFNDVSYLAGGMKAWSEYVKPLKVGDVQGGGSIYQFNRLGKGCLSYMVVSNGEAAVIDAVRTIESYEEFAKEHGVTITNVMDTHLHADHISGGRKLAEKVGGTYWLPPKDAEEVVFLYEPLVEGSVITVGGTKIEIDALYSPGHTIGSTSFIVDNSYLLSGDILFVDSIGRPDLAGKAEDWVSDLRNTLYKRYKELSQELIVLPAHYSKISEMDENGVVSANLKQLFEVNAGLNMKDENEFRKIVTENLPPQPNAYQEIRQTNMGKIHPSVEEEREMEIGPNRCAVHN, from the coding sequence ATGGACATTAAGATGTTACAAGCAAAAGATGTTGCAGAGAAAGTTTTATTCGGAGAGTTGTTTATTTTAGATGTTCGTAATGAGACGGATTATGAAGATTGGAAAATTGAAGGGAAACAAGTATCTTCTATTAATAAACCTTATTTTGACTTGTTAGATGGTGTAGACCATATTGTAGATGAATTACCGAGAGAGAAAGAGATTTTAGTCGTATGTGCAAAAGAAGGTTCTTCGCAGTTTGTCGCGGAGCAATTGTTGGATGCTGGCTTCAACGATGTTTCCTATTTAGCTGGTGGGATGAAAGCTTGGAGTGAATATGTAAAGCCGCTCAAAGTAGGAGATGTACAGGGCGGAGGGAGTATATATCAATTTAATCGTCTTGGAAAAGGCTGTTTATCTTATATGGTCGTTTCTAACGGTGAAGCAGCAGTTATTGATGCAGTAAGAACGATTGAATCATATGAGGAGTTTGCGAAAGAGCATGGAGTTACTATTACGAATGTAATGGATACACATTTACATGCAGACCATATTTCTGGCGGTCGTAAGTTAGCTGAAAAAGTAGGTGGTACGTATTGGTTACCTCCAAAAGATGCGGAGGAAGTCGTTTTCTTATACGAACCACTTGTAGAAGGATCTGTTATTACGGTAGGGGGTACCAAAATCGAAATTGATGCGCTATACTCACCGGGGCATACGATTGGGAGTACATCATTTATTGTAGATAATTCCTATTTATTATCGGGCGATATTTTATTTGTAGATTCAATCGGGCGTCCAGATCTTGCTGGTAAGGCTGAAGATTGGGTGAGCGATTTACGAAATACATTATATAAGCGCTATAAGGAATTATCTCAAGAGTTAATTGTTTTACCAGCTCATTATTCAAAAATAAGTGAAATGGATGAAAATGGGGTTGTGAGTGCTAATTTAAAACAATTGTTTGAAGTGAATGCAGGGTTAAATATGAAAGATGAGAATGAATTTCGCAAAATTGTAACGGAGAATCTACCACCTCAGCCGAATGCTTATCAAGAAATTCGTCAAACGAATATGGGGAAAATTCATCCGAGTGTGGAAGAAGAACGTGAAATGGAGATTGGTCCAAACCGCTGTGCAGTTCATAATTAA